A single region of the Pseudomonas sp. B21-023 genome encodes:
- a CDS encoding succinate dehydrogenase assembly factor 2 encodes MVEQTELNRLFWHSRRGMLELDVLLVPFTQEVYPSLSEADRELYRRLLTCEDQDMFGWFMERSESEDPELQRMVRIILDRVQPK; translated from the coding sequence ATGGTCGAACAAACTGAACTCAATCGGCTTTTCTGGCACAGCCGTCGCGGCATGCTGGAACTGGACGTGCTGCTGGTACCGTTCACCCAGGAGGTCTACCCGAGCCTGAGCGAAGCGGACCGCGAGCTGTACCGTCGCCTGCTGACCTGCGAGGACCAGGACATGTTCGGCTGGTTCATGGAGCGCAGCGAGTCCGAAGATCCGGAGCTGCAGCGCATGGTCCGCATCATCCTGGACCGTGTCCAGCCCAAGTGA
- the rdgC gene encoding recombination-associated protein RdgC, with product MWFKNLLSYRLTQEVPFEAEALEAALASKPARPCASQELTTYGFVAPFGKGEDAPLVHVSGEFMLIAARKEERILPSSVVNDAVKEKVEEIEAEQMRKVYKKERDQIKDEIIQAFLPRAFIRRSMIFAAIAPRLGMILVNSASAKRAEDLLSTLREVIGSLPVRPATVKIAPSATMTDWVKSQQAAEGFYVLDECELRDTAEDGGIVRCKRQDLTGEEIQLHLSTGKVVTQLALAWQDKLSFVLDDKMVIKRLKFEELLQEQAEQDGGDEAQQQFDASFLLMMMTFTEFLPVLFEALGGEEIPQGV from the coding sequence ATGTGGTTCAAGAACCTGCTGTCCTATCGCCTGACCCAGGAAGTACCGTTCGAGGCCGAGGCCCTGGAGGCCGCCCTGGCCAGCAAGCCGGCCCGCCCCTGCGCAAGCCAGGAACTGACCACCTACGGTTTCGTCGCACCGTTCGGCAAGGGCGAGGATGCCCCCCTGGTTCACGTCAGTGGCGAATTCATGCTGATCGCCGCACGTAAAGAAGAGCGCATCCTGCCCAGCAGCGTGGTCAACGACGCGGTCAAGGAGAAGGTCGAGGAGATCGAGGCCGAGCAGATGCGCAAGGTCTACAAGAAGGAACGCGACCAGATCAAGGACGAGATCATCCAGGCCTTCCTGCCGCGCGCTTTCATTCGTCGTTCGATGATCTTCGCCGCCATCGCCCCGCGCCTGGGCATGATCCTGGTCAACTCGGCCAGCGCCAAGCGCGCCGAGGACCTGCTGTCGACCCTGCGTGAAGTGATCGGTTCGCTGCCGGTGCGCCCGGCCACCGTGAAGATCGCGCCAAGCGCGACCATGACCGACTGGGTCAAGTCGCAACAGGCCGCCGAAGGCTTCTACGTCCTCGACGAATGCGAACTGCGCGACACCGCCGAAGACGGTGGCATCGTGCGCTGCAAGCGTCAGGACCTGACCGGCGAGGAAATCCAGCTGCACCTGAGCACCGGCAAGGTGGTCACCCAACTGGCCCTGGCCTGGCAGGACAAACTGTCGTTCGTGCTCGACGACAAGATGGTGATCAAGCGCCTGAAGTTCGAGGAACTGCTGCAAGAGCAGGCCGAGCAGGACGGTGGTGACGAGGCCCAGCAACAGTTCGACGCCAGCTTCCTGCTGATGATGATGACCTTCACCGAGTTCCTGCCGGTGCTGTTCGAAGCACTCGGCGGCGAAGAGATCCCGCAGGGGGTCTGA
- a CDS encoding protein YgfX encodes MSSPSEAFECRWQGSRLLLTAYLACQALALIASVVVTLPGWPKGLLVIACLAHACWAIPRRILLSHPDAVTGLRREPRGWHIYSHARGWQPARLCRDSVALPAVVVLRFVRKGQWFSQSQCIPKDALAQEQHRRLRVRLKFSRRRWAAPA; translated from the coding sequence GTGTCCAGCCCAAGTGAAGCATTCGAGTGCCGTTGGCAGGGCTCGCGCCTGCTGCTGACGGCCTATCTCGCCTGCCAGGCGCTGGCGCTCATCGCCAGCGTTGTGGTCACGTTGCCCGGTTGGCCAAAGGGCCTGCTGGTCATTGCCTGTCTTGCCCACGCCTGTTGGGCCATCCCCCGCCGCATCTTGCTGTCCCACCCTGACGCCGTCACCGGCCTGCGTCGGGAACCGCGTGGCTGGCATATATACAGTCATGCCCGGGGGTGGCAGCCGGCGCGCCTGTGCCGTGACAGCGTTGCCTTGCCCGCAGTGGTAGTGCTGCGCTTCGTGCGCAAGGGGCAATGGTTCAGCCAGAGCCAGTGCATCCCCAAGGACGCCCTGGCGCAGGAACAGCATCGAAGGCTGCGGGTGCGGCTGAAGTTCAGCCGGCGCCGCTGGGCCGCGCCGGCCTGA